One Paramisgurnus dabryanus chromosome 8, PD_genome_1.1, whole genome shotgun sequence DNA window includes the following coding sequences:
- the LOC135770272 gene encoding calcium-activated chloride channel regulator 4A-like: MDSTLIVLWMFLSSTCIGIKLEGNGYTDIVVAISSAVPEDNTLIDKIMEMFTEGSLYLFEAVEKKVYFRNVTILVPPHWNSKDYPKARTESYEKAGIRIDKENPVHGDDPYTNQYGDCGKESQYIHFTPGFILNDGLIQIYGSRGRVLVHEWAHLRWGVYDEYNEDKPFFFSNRVQATRCSKHITGQYYDFSAGYLQSCLIDPQTSLPDKDCQFYPNKYQNTKSSIMYSTSMDSIVEFCREDDHNAEAPNMQNEKCANRATWTVIFEDSVDSAALQSLQPLQSPPPAPSFNVVQRKQRVVCLILDVSGSMKGARILQQQQAATHFLQYIIEDQAYVGIVTFSTEASILKKLTRIDNETTRKELIKSLPTTAGGSTYICKGLSKGLEVLKADNLDALGDEIIFLTDGEASDDLKNCVPGAIQSGAIIHTIALGNKADAALTQMAESTGGKFIIATDDLTSNLLMDAFASLTLSDGDYTKDPIQLESTGLKTAGWFNGTVSVDRTVGNKTSFLIIYETSLPTANIQSPSGLIYSQTDMTSDTTAKTITLKIPGTAEAGDWKYSILSGRSQSLTITVTSQAADADVPPIIVKAHVNQQISDGSKPMIVFAEVSQNYRPVVNAEVWATLESDTGTSEIIELLDNGAGADAFKDDGVYSRYFTKLVKGRTSLKVRVRNKVGQSRLTLHRKSGALYVPGYVVNGEVELNPPKPPVNEQPLVEGNFTRTATGESFQVSTNPPNYPPNKITDLKSEIKEDTVLLIWTAPGEDLDQGTAESYEIRWSDDLEMLRLNFSDAFLVNTSAVSPQEAGLVEQISFNMTIQNGTTLFFAVQTEDKDAVKSEISNIAQASKILPAPKPPGTSNPGLNLTVIIVSVCVSTIVVCLIVAVTVWAVKRKKHVHS; the protein is encoded by the exons ATGGACTCAACACTCATTGTCTTGTGGATGTTCCTGTCATCCACCTGCATTGGAATTAAACTTGAGGGAAATGGATACACTGATATTGTGGTTGCGATCAGTTCAGCAGTGCCAGAGGACAACACACTTATTGATAAAATCATG GAAATGTTCACTGAAGGTTCTTTGTATCTATTTGAAGCAGTGGAGAAAAAGGTCTATTTCAGAAACGTGACAATATTAGTTCCACCTCACTGGAACAGTAAAGATTATCCCAAAGCCAGAACAGAGTCATATGAAAAG GCTGGAATAAGAATTGATAAAGAAAATCCAGTACATGGTGATGATCCATACACTAACCAGTATGGAGATTGTGGAAAGGAAAGTCAATACATTCATTTCACCCCAGGCTTTATCCTAAATGATGGACTCATTCAGATTTATGGCTCAAGAG GAAGGGTCTTGGTGCATGAATGGGCTCATTTGAGATGGGGGGTGTATGATGAATATAATGAAGACAAGCCATTCTTTTTCTCCAATCGTGTCCAAGCTACAAG atgtAGCAAACACATTACAGGCCAGTATTATGATTTCTCTGCTGGATATCTTCAGTCTTGCCTCATTGATCCACAAACTTCACTACCTGACAAAGACTGTCAGTTTTATCCAAACAAATATCAAAATACAAAAAGCTCCATAATGTATTCAACAAGCATGGATTCT ATAGTTGAATTTTGCAGAGAAGATGATCACAATGCTGAAGCCCCAAATATGCAAAATGAGAAATGCGCTAACAGAGCTACATGGACAGTGATATTTGAGGATTCTGTGGACAGTGCTGCCCTTCAATCTCTGCAACCGCTGCAATCTCCTCCACCAGCACCATCTTTCAATGTTGTACAGAGAAAGCAACGTGTCGTTTGTCTCATCCTTGATGTCTCAGGAAGCATGAAA GGCGCTAGGATTCTTCAACAGCAGCAAGCCGCCACACATTTCCTGCAGTACATCATTGAAGATCAAGCCTATGTGGGAATCGTAACCTTTAGCACTGAAGCCTCCATTCTTAAAAAATTGACTCGTATTGACAATGAGACCACAAGAAAGGAGCTGATCAAATCATTGCCAACCACAGCAGGTGGATCGACCTACATCTGTAAAGGCCTCAGTAAAGGCTTAGAG GTACTTAAAGCggacaatttggatgcattagGAGATGAAATCATTTTTCTCACTGATGGTGAGGCATCGGACGACCTCAAAAATTGTGTTCCAGGTGCAATACAAAGTGGTGCCATTATACACACGATAGCTTTGGGTAACAAGGCTGATGCAGCTCTGACACAGATGGCGGAGAGCACTG GAGGGAAATTTATCATAGCCACCGATGATTTAACCTCCAATCTGTTAATGGATGCATTTGCTTCACTAACATTATCAGATGGAGACTACACAAAAGATCCAATTCAG CTCGAGAGTACTGGTTTAAAAACCGCTGGCTGGTTTAATGGAACTGTATCAGTGGATCGGACTGTTGGTAACAAAACCAGCTTTTTAATCATATATGAAACCAGTTTACCCACTGCTAACATACAGTCACCAAGTGGGTTAATCTACAGTCAGACAGATATGACTTCAGATACAACAGCAAAGACAATCACGCTAAAAATTCCAGGAACTGCAGAG GCTGGTGACTGGAAGTACAGTATTCTGAGTGGAAGATCTCAGTCATTGACTATAACTGTAACCAGTCAAGCAGCAGACGCTGATGTTCCTCCTATCATTGTCAAAGCTCATGTTAACCAGCAGATCAGTGACGGCAGTAAACCCATGATTGTGTTTGCTGAAGTTAGTCAGAATTACAGACCTGTAGTTAATGCTGAAGTTTGGGCCACACTGGAGTCTGATACTGGGACCTCAGAAATCATTGAACTCCTGGATAACGGAGCAG GAGCTGATGCTTTCAAAGATGATGGGGTTTATTCCAGATATTTCACAAAGTTAGTGAAGGGTAGAACCAGCTTGAAAGTGCGAGTGAGAAATAAAGTTGGACAATCCAGGTTAACTCTCCACAGGAAGAGTGGTGCACTATATGTACCTGGATATGTGGTGAATG GTGAAGTGGAGCTGAATCCTCCAAAGCCTCCAGTTAATGAACAACCACTGGTGGAAGGAAACTTTACCAGAACAGCCACTGGAGAAAGTTTTCAGGTGTCTACAAACCCACCAAATTATCCTCCTAACAAAATCACAGATCTTAAATCTGAAATCAAGGAGGACACTGTACTTCTCATCTGGACGGCTCCTGGTGAGGACTTGGACCAGGGAACAG ctGAATCCTACGAGATCAGATGGAGCGATGACCTTGAAATGCTTCGTCTGAACTTCAGCGATGCTTTCTTAGTCAACACATCTGCAGTCTCACCTCAGGAGGCTGGATTAGTTGAACAGATTTCATTTAATATGACAATCCAGAATGGTACCACACTCTTCTTTGCTGTTCAGACTGAAGACAAAGATGCTGTAAAATCTGAAATATCCAACATTGCTCAAGCATCAAAGATCCTGCCTGCTCCAAAACCCCCAGGAACCTCAAATCCAGGCCTGAATTTAACAGTTATTATCGTTTCTGTTTGTGTGTCAACTATAGTTGTGTGTTTGATTGTTGCTGTTACAGTATGGGCAGTTAAACGAAAGAAACATGTTCATTCTTAG